A portion of the Calothrix sp. 336/3 genome contains these proteins:
- a CDS encoding AAA family ATPase, with protein MSFNPELCRNESEVESKLIVQYLLPQLGYTPETWHQEVAFGNIRLDFLAFGVQVIPFTLDANSPLSIVMEAKHPKQNLNTHILRLKYYLTKLNVRYGLLTNGREIRIYEKKSQDEVQIVFQCLGKDVEANIDDIRKLIGRENINKIQTSENSAVKQTEIKVKTKERNMKVIAVYHNKGGVGKTTTVVNLAAALRKKGKQVLIIDLDSQANSTFATGLVKFDDEDDDDIKDSNILQVLQSEELYPISEVARKSNFCNPEIYVIPSHINLIAEERNLSELEHTKLGLLEKLNEVKDKYDVVLIDTPPSLNLYARIALITSDYVIIPSDLKPFANQGLTNVKEFIKKINAFRKQVRIPPLQILGVLPCKISTNHKFVNSTLRNRIEKIANKYDLDVLEAVIYEREDLAKCAERIIKMGDMEIADPISVMDFKPNSLSAQEFELLAKEVLNKIGMN; from the coding sequence TTGTCTTTTAATCCTGAGCTTTGTCGTAATGAAAGCGAAGTAGAAAGCAAACTCATTGTTCAATATCTGTTGCCACAACTGGGATATACTCCTGAAACTTGGCATCAGGAAGTCGCTTTTGGGAATATTCGTTTAGATTTTTTAGCTTTTGGTGTTCAAGTTATTCCTTTTACTTTAGATGCGAATTCCCCCTTAAGTATAGTGATGGAAGCAAAGCATCCTAAGCAGAATTTGAACACTCATATTTTGCGTCTTAAGTATTATCTCACAAAGTTAAATGTCAGATATGGATTATTAACTAATGGTAGAGAAATTAGAATTTATGAGAAAAAGAGCCAGGATGAGGTTCAAATAGTTTTTCAGTGTTTAGGGAAAGATGTTGAAGCCAATATTGATGATATTAGGAAATTAATTGGAAGAGAGAATATTAACAAAATACAGACAAGTGAGAACTCAGCAGTTAAGCAAACAGAAATTAAAGTTAAGACTAAGGAAAGAAATATGAAAGTAATTGCAGTTTACCATAATAAGGGCGGTGTAGGTAAGACGACTACTGTTGTTAATTTAGCTGCTGCTCTGAGAAAAAAAGGCAAACAAGTATTGATTATAGATTTAGATAGTCAAGCAAATTCAACTTTTGCGACAGGCTTAGTCAAGTTCGATGATGAAGATGATGATGATATTAAAGACTCTAATATATTACAAGTTTTACAATCTGAAGAGTTATATCCTATTTCCGAAGTTGCAAGAAAATCTAATTTCTGTAATCCAGAAATATACGTGATACCCTCCCATATTAACTTAATTGCAGAGGAAAGAAACTTAAGTGAACTAGAGCATACCAAATTAGGACTTCTTGAAAAGCTAAATGAGGTAAAAGATAAATATGATGTCGTTTTGATTGATACTCCACCTTCTTTAAACTTGTATGCAAGAATAGCGCTTATCACATCAGACTATGTAATTATTCCATCAGATTTAAAGCCATTTGCAAATCAGGGTTTAACTAATGTCAAGGAATTTATTAAAAAAATAAATGCTTTTAGAAAGCAAGTCAGAATTCCACCCTTACAAATTCTTGGTGTTCTACCTTGCAAAATATCTACTAACCACAAATTTGTCAATTCTACGCTCAGAAATCGTATTGAAAAGATAGCAAATAAATATGATTTAGATGTATTGGAAGCAGTTATATATGAAAGAGAAGATTTAGCTAAATGTGCAGAGAGAATCATTAAAATGGGTGACATGGAAATCGCTGATCCAATTT
- a CDS encoding ParA family protein produces the protein MGYVIATANMKGGVGKTTLSVNLATCLAKNYGKRVLVLDLDSQISATLSLMSPVDFAKYRKQRKTLRYLIDAIITPNLRLKLTIQDIIQSQVCNLPGLDLIPGDIDLYDEFVVSEMLHQQAVNLGENNFEAIWNRFERVLLGKVLEPIRDDYDFIILDCAPGYNLLTRSALATSNYYILPAKPEPLSVVGIQLLERRIAKLKESHEQEANIDIKMLGIVFTMSNANLLTGRYYKQVMQRVQQDFGDGKIFPTQIPVDVNVAKAVDSFMPVVLSSPGSSGSKAFIQLTQEMLQKL, from the coding sequence ATGGGATATGTAATTGCTACAGCAAATATGAAGGGTGGAGTTGGTAAAACAACTCTGAGTGTGAATTTGGCAACTTGTTTAGCGAAGAATTATGGAAAGCGAGTGTTAGTACTAGATTTGGATAGTCAAATTAGTGCCACACTGAGTTTAATGTCACCTGTTGATTTTGCTAAGTATCGGAAACAAAGGAAAACTTTACGCTACTTGATTGATGCGATTATTACCCCTAATCTCCGGTTAAAATTGACAATCCAAGATATTATTCAATCCCAAGTTTGCAACCTGCCAGGATTAGATTTAATCCCTGGTGATATTGATTTATATGATGAGTTTGTGGTTTCAGAAATGCTGCATCAACAGGCAGTAAATTTAGGGGAGAATAATTTTGAAGCAATTTGGAATCGTTTTGAAAGAGTATTACTAGGGAAGGTTTTAGAACCGATTCGGGATGACTATGATTTTATCATTTTAGATTGCGCTCCTGGATACAACTTATTAACCCGTAGCGCTTTGGCAACGAGTAATTATTATATCTTACCTGCTAAACCTGAACCTTTATCAGTAGTGGGGATTCAACTATTAGAAAGACGTATTGCAAAATTGAAGGAAAGTCACGAGCAAGAGGCAAATATTGATATTAAAATGTTAGGTATTGTATTTACCATGTCAAATGCAAACTTGCTCACGGGTAGATATTACAAACAGGTAATGCAGCGAGTACAACAAGACTTTGGAGATGGGAAAATATTCCCTACACAAATTCCCGTGGATGTGAATGTTGCGAAAGCGGTAGATAGTTTTATGCCGGTAGTTTTGAGTTCTCCTGGTTCTTCTGGTTCTAAAGCGTTTATCCAATTAACTCAGGAAATGTTGCAGAAATTGTAG
- the ileS gene encoding isoleucine--tRNA ligase → MTESKSYKDTVNLPKTNFDMRANALKREPEIQKFWAENQIYQRLSQENPGELFILHDGPPYANGSLHIGHALNKILKDIINRYQLQQGKKVRYVPGWDCHGLPIELKVLQNMKQAERQTLTPIELRKKARDFALDTVNNQRQSFKRYGVWGDWDNPYLTLTPEYEAAQIGVFGEMVLKGYIYRGLKPVHWSPSSKTALAEAELEYPEGHTSRSVYAAFPMVSLAEPLKSALGGYLPDLGVAIWTTTPWTIPANLAVAVNPDLDYVVVEVTATDSYQGKKYLIVAAGLVESLAATLGVELSVKATFKGKDLEHSTYRHPLFERESPVVIGGDYITTDSGTGLVHTAPGHGQEDYIVGQRYGLRLLSPVDDNGNFTEEAGKFSGLNVLGEGNQAIIDALTETAALLKEEPYVHKYPYDWRTKKPTIFRATEQWFASVSGFREAALAAISQVRWIPAQGENRITPMVSDRSDWCISRQRTWGVPIPVFYDEATGEPLLNEETIKHVQKIVAEKGSDAWWELSTEELLPESYRGNGKSYRRGTDTMDVWFDSGSSWAAVAKQRPELKYPVDIYLEGSDQHRGWFQSSLLTSVAVNGHAPYKTVLTHGFTLDEQGRKMSKSLGNIIEPGEIIEGGKDQKKQPGYGADVLRLWVSSVDYTSDQRIGNNTIKQLVDIRNKIRNTARNLLGNLHDFDPEKDAVVYDDLPQLDKYMLHRMAEVFQEVTEAFESFQFFRFFQTVQNFCVVDLSNFYMDVAKDRLYISSPDAFRRRSCQTVYWYALENLTKAIAPVLSHLAEDIWQYLPYKTPYQSVFESGWMKIDPKWQNPELATSWDKLRDVRNDVNKVLEQARTDKFIGSSLEAKVILNTSDEALRAILTEMKSSSNGVDELRYLLITSQVEIAENNQSMGDLKYTLESNGLTIGVMNAEGTRCDRCWNYSTHVGESSEHPAICERCVSALAGDF, encoded by the coding sequence GTGACAGAATCTAAAAGCTACAAAGATACAGTAAATTTACCTAAGACTAATTTTGATATGCGGGCAAACGCTCTCAAGCGAGAACCTGAAATCCAAAAGTTTTGGGCAGAAAATCAAATTTATCAGCGTCTCTCTCAGGAAAATCCTGGAGAGTTATTTATACTACATGATGGACCACCCTACGCTAATGGTTCATTACATATAGGTCATGCTTTAAATAAAATCCTCAAAGATATTATTAATCGTTACCAGCTGCAACAGGGAAAAAAAGTCCGTTATGTTCCTGGTTGGGATTGTCACGGTTTACCCATTGAATTAAAAGTTCTGCAAAATATGAAACAAGCAGAACGACAAACCCTCACCCCCATTGAATTACGTAAAAAAGCCAGAGATTTTGCCCTAGATACCGTTAACAACCAACGTCAAAGCTTCAAACGCTATGGTGTATGGGGAGACTGGGATAATCCCTACCTCACCCTCACCCCGGAATACGAAGCAGCACAAATTGGTGTGTTTGGGGAAATGGTGCTGAAAGGTTATATCTATCGGGGTTTAAAACCCGTCCATTGGAGTCCTAGCTCTAAAACTGCCCTGGCTGAGGCAGAATTAGAATACCCGGAAGGACATACTTCCCGCAGTGTCTATGCTGCTTTCCCCATGGTAAGCTTGGCAGAGCCGCTCAAATCTGCATTAGGTGGATATTTGCCAGATTTAGGTGTTGCCATTTGGACAACTACACCCTGGACAATTCCGGCAAACTTGGCAGTGGCTGTCAATCCCGATTTAGACTATGTAGTGGTGGAAGTTACTGCTACAGATAGCTACCAGGGTAAAAAATACTTAATTGTGGCAGCAGGCTTAGTGGAAAGTTTAGCGGCAACCCTAGGTGTAGAACTATCCGTAAAAGCCACATTCAAAGGGAAAGATTTAGAACATTCTACCTACCGTCATCCCCTATTTGAAAGAGAAAGTCCGGTGGTCATCGGTGGCGACTACATTACCACGGATTCCGGTACAGGCTTGGTACATACTGCCCCTGGGCATGGTCAAGAAGACTACATTGTGGGACAGCGCTACGGTTTAAGATTGCTTTCACCTGTGGATGATAATGGTAATTTCACGGAGGAAGCAGGTAAATTTTCTGGTTTAAATGTCCTAGGAGAAGGCAACCAGGCAATTATCGATGCACTTACAGAAACTGCTGCTCTGTTAAAAGAGGAGCCATATGTGCATAAATATCCCTATGATTGGCGAACCAAAAAACCAACCATTTTCCGTGCGACAGAACAGTGGTTTGCTTCGGTTTCTGGATTCCGAGAAGCTGCTCTAGCAGCAATTTCCCAGGTGCGGTGGATACCTGCTCAAGGGGAAAACCGGATTACACCCATGGTTAGCGATCGCTCTGATTGGTGTATTTCTCGGCAACGGACTTGGGGTGTGCCCATTCCTGTATTCTATGATGAGGCAACGGGGGAACCCTTGCTAAATGAGGAGACAATCAAGCACGTCCAAAAAATTGTTGCGGAGAAAGGTTCTGATGCTTGGTGGGAGCTATCCACTGAAGAGTTACTCCCTGAAAGTTACCGTGGTAATGGCAAATCCTACCGTCGCGGTACAGATACCATGGATGTGTGGTTTGATTCCGGTTCTTCCTGGGCAGCTGTAGCTAAACAGCGACCAGAATTAAAGTATCCTGTGGATATCTATTTAGAAGGTTCAGACCAGCATCGCGGATGGTTTCAATCCAGCTTACTTACAAGTGTGGCAGTCAACGGTCACGCACCCTATAAAACAGTACTAACCCATGGTTTTACCTTGGATGAGCAAGGGCGGAAGATGAGTAAATCCCTAGGTAATATCATAGAGCCAGGGGAAATCATCGAGGGTGGTAAAGACCAGAAGAAGCAACCGGGTTATGGTGCGGATGTGTTGCGTTTGTGGGTGTCGTCGGTGGATTATACCTCTGACCAGCGTATTGGCAATAATACCATCAAGCAGTTAGTCGATATTCGTAACAAGATTCGCAACACTGCGCGCAACCTTTTGGGTAACTTACATGATTTTGACCCCGAAAAGGATGCAGTGGTATATGACGATTTACCTCAACTGGATAAGTATATGCTGCACCGTATGGCTGAAGTTTTCCAAGAGGTGACAGAAGCATTTGAGAGTTTCCAATTCTTCCGCTTTTTCCAAACCGTGCAAAACTTCTGTGTGGTGGATTTGTCGAACTTCTATATGGATGTAGCCAAAGATAGGCTCTATATTAGCAGTCCCGACGCTTTCCGTCGCCGCAGTTGCCAAACGGTGTACTGGTATGCGCTGGAAAATTTAACCAAGGCGATCGCCCCCGTACTATCTCACCTCGCAGAGGATATCTGGCAATATTTACCTTACAAAACCCCCTACCAATCAGTATTTGAGTCTGGTTGGATGAAAATCGATCCCAAATGGCAAAACCCAGAATTAGCTACATCCTGGGATAAATTGCGAGATGTCCGCAATGATGTCAATAAGGTACTAGAGCAAGCACGAACAGATAAATTTATCGGTTCTTCCCTGGAAGCTAAGGTAATACTTAACACCAGTGATGAGGCATTGCGAGCTATCCTTACGGAGATGAAAAGTAGCAGTAATGGGGTAGATGAGTTACGGTATTTACTGATTACTTCCCAGGTAGAAATTGCCGAGAATAACCAATCCATGGGAGATTTGAAATACACCCTCGAATCCAACGGGTTAACCATCGGTGTGATGAATGCAGAGGGAACTCGTTGCGATCGCTGTTGGAATTACTCTACCCATGTCGGAGAATCCTCAGAACATCCTGCCATTTGTGAACGGTGTGTGTCTGCTCTCGCAGGAGATTTTTAA
- a CDS encoding DUF4058 family protein yields MFPRFPGMNPYLEQPAFWSAFHTRILVAIADTLAPNLLPTYYIEVETRTYQEQGKTGDDLLVGIADVGVIGTNTPPKIAEDLLRDTSSVLTQKRPQPITLPMSLTVKHRYLAVREVGNNQVITIIEVLSPKNKQKGQGRTAYERKRGDIFASQTNLIEIDLLRQHPPMTILGEIEATDYRIIVSRSWQRPQADLYGFNLPEPIPTFPLPLKPEDSEQPVHLQTIVDGVCERAGYHQRINYQQPLPPPKLSVHNQKWIDELLSSSGGNSPEV; encoded by the coding sequence ATGTTCCCACGATTTCCTGGAATGAATCCTTACCTTGAACAACCAGCTTTCTGGTCTGCTTTTCATACCAGAATTTTAGTGGCGATCGCTGACACCCTAGCACCAAATTTACTACCTACATACTACATTGAGGTGGAGACTCGCACCTATCAAGAACAGGGAAAGACGGGAGATGATTTACTCGTAGGAATTGCCGATGTTGGGGTTATTGGGACAAATACACCCCCAAAAATAGCAGAGGATTTATTAAGGGATACTAGTTCCGTTCTCACCCAAAAACGTCCCCAACCTATCACCTTACCAATGTCATTGACTGTCAAACATCGCTATTTAGCAGTTAGAGAAGTCGGGAATAACCAAGTAATTACAATTATTGAAGTCTTGTCACCCAAGAATAAACAAAAAGGTCAAGGTAGAACTGCATACGAACGGAAACGGGGAGATATTTTTGCCTCTCAGACAAACTTGATTGAGATTGACTTGCTACGTCAGCATCCACCAATGACTATTTTGGGTGAAATAGAAGCAACAGATTACCGGATTATAGTCAGTCGCAGTTGGCAACGTCCCCAAGCAGACCTCTATGGATTCAATTTACCAGAACCTATACCCACCTTTCCCCTACCATTAAAACCCGAAGACTCAGAACAACCAGTTCATCTTCAGACAATAGTCGATGGGGTGTGTGAACGTGCTGGATATCACCAACGTATTAACTATCAGCAACCCCTCCCACCACCAAAATTATCAGTTCATAATCAGAAATGGATTGATGAGTTGCTTTCTTCTTCAGGTGGGAATTCACCAGAGGTTTAA
- a CDS encoding ATP-binding protein, translating to MSRDTLADIYNSFNPFETASKEAYVDCREVRGNWEVYQELGKKIVLSDKPTCQLCSGHRGTGKSTELLRLKENLENRGFFVIYFAVDDQDIEPEDVEYADILMACTRHLVEAVKIEKHNPLLEWMQERWESFKDLMMMELSFEGLSLEQQISQFSKITATIKAVPDKRREIRQKINANTPSLVEALNDFIVKAEEYLSKKSQGKSSKKTPSQAPEYQGLVVIVDNLDRIVEVAEEGKPNNYQEIYLNRSEMLRSLKCHIIYTVPIDVVYSDLATNFDTSYHNLEVVPMMMVRNPDGTINEAGLKKLRQLISQRVGLVEPALEKVLDEKIDGLDITPMFDSPETLNQLCLMSGGHMRDLMKLIQGAIENVDQLPITAKAAKRAIDGFRETYRKAIQEHHWEILAQANHCKDKKDDKEHLRLLRNRSLLEYRYYDDDDNLQIWCDVHPLIEATPKFQSAISQIQP from the coding sequence GTGAGTAGAGATACGCTAGCTGACATCTACAATTCCTTCAATCCCTTTGAGACAGCATCAAAGGAAGCCTATGTTGATTGTCGAGAAGTCCGTGGTAATTGGGAAGTATACCAGGAATTAGGGAAGAAAATTGTCCTCTCAGATAAGCCTACCTGTCAGCTATGTTCCGGACACCGAGGTACAGGTAAGTCTACGGAATTATTACGTTTGAAAGAGAACCTAGAGAATAGAGGCTTTTTTGTTATCTATTTTGCGGTTGATGATCAGGATATTGAACCGGAAGATGTGGAATATGCGGATATATTAATGGCTTGTACGCGACATTTAGTAGAAGCTGTCAAGATAGAAAAGCACAATCCTCTGCTGGAATGGATGCAAGAGCGCTGGGAATCCTTCAAGGATTTGATGATGATGGAGTTATCCTTTGAAGGTTTGAGCTTAGAGCAGCAAATATCTCAATTTTCTAAAATTACCGCCACAATTAAAGCTGTACCCGATAAGCGTCGGGAAATCCGCCAGAAAATTAATGCCAATACTCCTTCCTTGGTGGAAGCGTTGAATGATTTTATTGTCAAAGCAGAGGAATATCTATCTAAAAAGTCCCAAGGGAAATCTTCCAAGAAAACACCATCCCAAGCTCCAGAATATCAAGGTTTAGTTGTGATTGTTGATAATCTGGATCGGATTGTGGAAGTTGCAGAGGAAGGTAAACCCAATAATTATCAAGAAATTTACCTCAATCGCAGCGAAATGTTACGGAGTTTGAAATGTCATATTATCTACACCGTACCTATTGATGTTGTCTATTCCGATTTAGCAACCAATTTTGATACCAGTTACCATAATCTGGAAGTCGTACCGATGATGATGGTACGTAATCCCGATGGTACAATTAACGAGGCTGGATTAAAGAAGCTGCGGCAATTAATTAGTCAGCGAGTCGGATTAGTTGAACCAGCCTTAGAAAAAGTTTTGGATGAAAAAATAGATGGGTTAGATATAACACCCATGTTTGATAGTCCAGAAACCCTGAATCAACTGTGTTTGATGAGTGGTGGACATATGCGAGATTTAATGAAATTGATTCAAGGTGCGATTGAAAACGTTGATCAATTACCGATTACCGCGAAAGCAGCAAAACGAGCAATTGATGGATTCAGAGAAACCTATCGCAAAGCAATTCAAGAGCATCATTGGGAAATTTTGGCTCAAGCAAATCATTGTAAAGATAAGAAAGACGATAAAGAACATTTACGTTTATTACGCAATCGTTCCTTGTTGGAGTATCGTTATTATGATGACGATGACAACTTGCAGATTTGGTGTGATGTTCATCCCTTGATTGAAGCGACTCCTAAATTTCAAAGTGCAATTAGTCAAATTCAACCTTAA
- a CDS encoding tetratricopeptide repeat protein: MRSDNSSDDEFREEDVYKTLLRSLRLKRGFGIVFVQCSPARAKNLITQVREDLPQKKIGVIELTAAIDNLYDLVAQRGDKNELNILFIQGLEKSLESSIQPGYGGEGEYYVLDRVPKILGHLNQKREGFRESFPNICFVLILPLFAIKFFIRRAPDFFDWSSGVFEFPDKQELIAESYDKLILQGNFDEYINLTPAQQTEKLLAFEALLEYEESPERRADIYCQQGTLFVAVGDFISAVASYDKALQFKPDLHQAWYNRGIALHNLGRYEEAVASYDKALQFKPDKHQAWYNRGVALRNLGRYEEAVASYDKALQFKPDDDATWYNRGIALAYLGSYKKAVASYDKALQFKPDKHQAWYGRGYALDELGRYEEAVTSYDKALQFKPDDDTAWNNRGVALGNLGRYEEAVASYDKALQFKPDDDTAWNNRGVALGNLGRYEEAVASYDKALQFKPDLHQAWYNRGVALRNLGRYEEAVASYDKALQFKPDKHEAWYGRGYALGNLGRYEEAVASYDKALQFKPDKHEAWYNRGIALGNLGRYEEAVASYDKALEFKPDKHEAWYGRGYALGNLGRYEEAVASCDKALEFKPDKHEAWYGRGYALGNLGRYEEAVASYDKALQFKPDDDAAWYNRGNALGNLGRYEEAVASYDKALQFKPDKHEAWNNRGIALDELGRYEEAVASYDKALQFKPDKNEAWYNRACAYANLGDMDAAMENLETAIRLDEKYREMAKTDTDFDSMRHEPRFQALIQG; encoded by the coding sequence ATGAGAAGTGATAACTCTTCTGATGACGAATTTAGGGAGGAAGATGTCTACAAAACCTTGTTACGCTCTTTGCGGTTGAAAAGAGGGTTTGGCATTGTGTTTGTGCAATGCTCTCCAGCAAGGGCGAAAAATTTGATTACCCAAGTTAGGGAAGATTTACCTCAGAAGAAAATAGGCGTTATTGAGTTAACAGCAGCGATTGATAATTTATATGATTTAGTTGCCCAACGTGGAGATAAAAACGAGTTAAATATTCTGTTTATTCAAGGTTTAGAAAAATCTTTAGAATCCTCCATTCAACCGGGTTATGGTGGTGAGGGAGAATATTATGTTTTGGATAGGGTTCCGAAAATTCTCGGTCATTTGAATCAGAAACGGGAAGGATTTAGAGAGAGTTTTCCTAATATTTGTTTTGTACTGATTTTGCCGTTATTTGCAATTAAATTCTTTATTCGTCGCGCTCCCGATTTTTTTGATTGGAGTTCGGGAGTATTTGAGTTTCCTGATAAGCAAGAACTGATTGCAGAATCCTATGACAAGTTAATTTTACAGGGAAATTTTGATGAATATATCAACCTCACTCCCGCACAACAGACTGAGAAACTTCTGGCGTTTGAAGCACTCCTAGAATATGAAGAATCCCCAGAGCGTAGAGCAGATATTTATTGTCAACAGGGAACATTATTTGTTGCTGTGGGAGATTTTATCAGCGCTGTTGCTTCCTATGATAAAGCTCTGCAATTCAAACCTGATTTACATCAAGCTTGGTATAACCGGGGTATTGCTCTACATAATCTAGGAAGGTATGAGGAGGCTGTTGCATCCTATGATAAAGCTCTGCAATTCAAACCTGATAAGCATCAAGCTTGGTATAACCGGGGTGTTGCTCTGCGTAATTTGGGAAGGTATGAGGAGGCTGTTGCATCCTATGATAAAGCTCTGCAATTCAAACCTGATGATGATGCAACTTGGTATAACCGGGGTATTGCTCTAGCTTATTTGGGAAGCTATAAGAAGGCTGTTGCTTCCTATGATAAAGCTCTGCAATTCAAACCTGATAAGCATCAAGCTTGGTATGGACGGGGTTATGCTCTAGATGAGTTGGGAAGGTATGAGGAGGCTGTTACTTCCTATGATAAAGCTCTGCAATTCAAACCTGATGATGATACAGCTTGGAATAACCGGGGTGTTGCTCTAGGTAATTTGGGAAGGTATGAGGAGGCTGTTGCTTCCTATGATAAAGCTCTGCAATTCAAACCTGATGATGATACAGCTTGGAATAACCGGGGTGTTGCTCTAGGTAATCTGGGAAGGTATGAGGAGGCTGTTGCTTCCTATGATAAAGCTCTGCAATTCAAACCTGATTTACATCAAGCTTGGTATAACCGGGGTGTTGCTCTGCGTAATTTGGGAAGGTATGAGGAGGCTGTTGCTTCCTATGATAAAGCTCTGCAATTCAAACCTGATAAGCATGAAGCTTGGTATGGACGGGGTTATGCTCTAGGTAATCTGGGAAGGTATGAGGAGGCTGTTGCTTCCTATGATAAAGCTCTGCAATTCAAACCTGATAAGCATGAAGCTTGGTATAACCGGGGTATTGCTCTAGGTAATCTGGGAAGGTATGAGGAGGCTGTTGCTTCCTATGACAAAGCTCTGGAATTCAAACCTGATAAGCATGAAGCTTGGTATGGACGGGGTTATGCTCTAGGTAATCTGGGAAGGTATGAGGAGGCTGTTGCTTCCTGTGATAAAGCTCTGGAATTCAAACCTGATAAGCATGAAGCTTGGTATGGACGGGGTTATGCTCTAGGTAATTTGGGAAGGTATGAGGAGGCTGTTGCTTCCTATGATAAAGCTCTGCAATTCAAACCTGATGATGATGCAGCTTGGTATAACCGGGGTAATGCTCTAGGTAATTTGGGAAGGTATGAGGAGGCTGTTGCTTCCTATGATAAAGCTCTGCAATTCAAACCTGATAAGCATGAAGCTTGGAATAACCGGGGTATTGCTCTAGATGAGTTGGGAAGGTATGAGGAGGCTGTTGCATCCTATGATAAAGCTCTGCAATTCAAACCTGATAAGAATGAAGCTTGGTATAATCGCGCCTGTGCCTATGCTAATTTAGGTGATATGGATGCTGCCATGGAAAACCTAGAAACTGCTATTAGGTTAGATGAAAAGTACCGAGAGATGGCGAAAACGGATACTGATTTTGATAGTATGCGCCATGAACCACGGTTTCAAGCTTTGATTCAAGGATAG
- the ftsE gene encoding cell division ATP-binding protein FtsE, which yields MPVLTRNIALENIEAKSQEQEQQQQIVVQLRDVVKTYGNGQNAVSNGNLAVKQGEFLFITGPSGSGKSTLLKLLYGEELATEGEVIVDGLDVANLRGDRLSFLRRRIGIVFQDYKLIPQRTVAENITIVLQTQGYTRKEIQRRLEPTLKLVGLLDKASQFPAQLSGGEQQRVGIARAIISTPPLILADEPTGNLDPDNSWQIMQILRKLNTFGATVIVTTHDEQLVRRCNYPVLQMRNGRLYKK from the coding sequence ATGCCAGTATTAACACGTAATATTGCCCTAGAAAATATCGAGGCAAAAAGTCAGGAACAAGAACAGCAGCAGCAGATAGTGGTGCAGTTACGTGATGTTGTCAAAACCTATGGGAACGGACAAAATGCTGTCAGCAACGGGAATTTAGCTGTGAAGCAGGGAGAATTTTTATTTATTACAGGACCTAGCGGTTCTGGTAAATCCACACTGTTGAAATTACTCTACGGGGAGGAATTAGCTACCGAGGGGGAAGTTATCGTTGATGGGTTAGATGTCGCAAATTTACGGGGCGATCGCCTGTCTTTTTTACGACGACGCATCGGTATTGTTTTTCAAGACTACAAGCTCATACCCCAGCGCACCGTTGCCGAAAATATTACCATCGTTCTGCAAACCCAAGGCTATACCCGCAAGGAAATTCAGCGTCGTTTAGAACCCACCCTGAAATTAGTCGGATTACTAGATAAAGCTAGTCAGTTTCCTGCACAACTTTCCGGTGGAGAGCAGCAAAGAGTTGGCATTGCGCGGGCAATTATTAGCACACCACCCCTCATTCTCGCCGATGAACCTACGGGGAATTTGGATCCAGATAATTCCTGGCAAATTATGCAAATACTCCGAAAACTCAATACCTTTGGTGCAACGGTAATTGTCACCACCCACGATGAGCAATTAGTCAGACGCTGCAATTATCCTGTCTTGCAAATGCGTAATGGCAGATTGTACAAAAAATAA
- the yqeK gene encoding bis(5'-nucleosyl)-tetraphosphatase (symmetrical) YqeK: MRQQVLAWLRENVPDSRVNHILRVEELARNLAVHHGVDSEKAALAGLMHDLAKFFKPRKLLAMASRGGVEIDAVMSTTPHLLHADVSAIVARETFGVKDTDVLEAIANHTLGRPAMNPLSCIVFLADALEPGRGDSEQLQTLRNVSQENIHRGVWLTCDYTLKYLLDSPYLIHPRAIATRNWFLNESKNKPAI, from the coding sequence ATGCGTCAACAAGTCTTAGCCTGGTTAAGGGAAAATGTGCCGGATTCGCGGGTAAATCACATTTTGCGGGTGGAAGAATTAGCTAGGAATTTGGCTGTTCACCATGGTGTTGATAGCGAAAAAGCCGCGTTGGCTGGATTGATGCATGATTTGGCAAAATTTTTTAAACCCCGTAAGCTCCTAGCTATGGCAAGTAGGGGTGGGGTGGAAATAGATGCGGTAATGTCCACTACCCCCCATCTGTTACACGCGGATGTGAGTGCAATTGTCGCACGGGAAACCTTCGGGGTAAAAGATACGGATGTGTTAGAGGCGATCGCCAATCATACCCTAGGCAGACCAGCCATGAATCCCCTCAGCTGTATTGTATTCCTGGCGGATGCCTTGGAACCAGGACGGGGAGACTCCGAACAATTACAGACCTTAAGAAATGTCAGCCAAGAAAATATCCACCGGGGAGTGTGGCTAACCTGCGATTATACCCTGAAATATCTACTTGATAGCCCCTACCTCATCCACCCCAGGGCGATCGCTACCCGCAATTGGTTCTTAAATGAGTCCAAAAACAAACCAGCAATTTGA